One genomic window of Halictus rubicundus isolate RS-2024b chromosome 12, iyHalRubi1_principal, whole genome shotgun sequence includes the following:
- the Megf8 gene encoding multiple EGF like domains 8 isoform X1: protein MGWVSSTTVWITIWSCFLRGLQLAPQTSPKQVPCDKTRKVFTDSWGIISDGPLGSNYTQDSHCEWLIKANNSRQFITLSFRTMGTECSYDYVFVYDGDSFRSPLLGSFSGKTEPQQVTSSSGYMLILLYSDTNYVLDGFHAEFSVTNCPNNCTNHGNCINNICVCENDWGGRDCSRALCPNNCSYGGDCDTKRCQCHDGYSGQSCSLHKTHPEGNKWHWLSHSEGGLRPRAAHTAVYIKESDSLYVFGGYDLNDILSDLEVYQFSTSQWEDAYGNVLERTSSTEYLDPILIGIELERMGAGAKEIYGLPPSTLMMRVLSSIKDNNTFSLRNYGNSENGHGWSEFRNTPEHKTHKSKIQEARDSKASKSTIRIERNDELRRKHSRHTKLRYAQTARHRRNLEDFDLYRELHASNIKTGISNWEEQSVEDPVQENISIEEPKSSTDESFKDESTKSSIDELPKPSPRYGHAACRYNDGFVIYGGKVQDGSLSNELWHYNVNTRIWTLRAKNSPFYPPQLTRHTLTLANDHIYLFGGSTVDGEFSSSLYTIKLNLSDPTATTERWREVHPRGGKELDVRVVAHSTVYHRSTNSLLVYGGVVASVARFSKLSDRMFVFQLDRKVWSEIHYPRAHLRDTYVPRERAFHTCNIIGNYLVVFGGYSHRHNKEEICYDNQMYLYHLGCHAWVSHDVLGLNDKDSRYPKQQGVFAHAADVRNGNTLLLVGGYHGNVNADLLAYTLPPMLAPGDEDYIEPEQICSRHKSLMECSANPECGWCSADEICYGRTIGSNCTTNLQTTRCPGVCPALGDCHSCLIHGQPGGGWGTTARGKKSISNKLNLGTCTWCVQNARCHHKDDNYGVCGLRDDTVSQIPGWWGPKGTEIIKVEECREMDKRPGLTFLKYKPPVNFSQPDSVTIVNATTVDFNVPSMQGAKTESALGGEMIARLIGFLRPPQDYWDNTVEHLKICVSYNSATLHVSRSSDPEELELVANLTAETSQCIPTKWPDGHQMMLMPGRYLLDFESKRMVTTSYAYASKMEITHNKKTENPKVFTFEYLEPYQNGSCHQYKNCLHCLTDSSCGWCDIINKCLSRSINETESCVADMEWDEDGNPIREWHYLTITPSACANCSNYISCESCVGSNLCEWWTEEARCARIGRLPNAVVSLDQCPIPCRQRSNCTQCLDERGRCVWCEATQECFSFSVYTSEYQFGLCREWMDQAGLMGVTSRSGSSLTGNDQCKSCSRHTNCSNCLHSLSCGWCYSLENPILGACVQGDFNQPHVNCSLVINEYQNTTLEADESGWAYAQCPDVDECDLGLHDCHPDALCTNTHGSFSCQCKRGFNGDGKENCTKTCFEKCVNGYCSEAPDYKCECYLGWTGPDCRTNCGCYNHSTCMQGPGICDECQDWTTGRYCEECKAGSYGNATTPLGCKKCNCNEHGDKDLEICDRQTGICFCRDNTQGDMCQRCKKGYYGDPRSGGMCYYGCISRGMLRGDGTGKQGLGSRHSQLSLWESHFGESPTRECLWIVSPKTNLSSDTMLSGPQSVIQFTIHDDINVSCQENSVYVYDGLPEFVSSTTSHQSQLLGVYCTESTDYPVTVEAKSGFLTVHYKQLDEVEGFNASYIIMTCDNCPGNRECRNGNCLCKVGFVGINCDIEICPNNCTSSKKQGACDKGYGRCVCTPGYGGRDCSIKIKDHQLIFTELFNSEYLADHLDHLRKTLPRFGHTLVADRRGSLWMFGGYSLSHGPLNDIRLFDTKNNTWMPITVESTSEASMPQGRYFHATEIVHSRQQIYVYGGLSMKEEDVQGLSNNTLSDFWKFSLQNQRWMQIMQDESKREPRPLAGHTLTLRRNGETESLILIGGFSPKYGYLDTVWEFNLESETWDTINTVGNGPLGVYGHSTVYHSKSDSFYIFGGYTYAINRTFISNKLYALNYITRTWSVLPPFDDDLTDGNSLPQARFLHSAVTTDEYMVIFGGRQNPHNTSDSLIAYKYSCNLWIRLITKDMEVIGSPPPPAYAHAMTHADPESNAVYVVGGFDGGIKSHVTLINIPEDLCNLWTDKLTCRKYFGCSFCSVTTFSGNNASFCFSNEESDSKNKRCSNVSQAQVSNGVVCDSQWMATRKCQNFRTCTECLAEWPYYKSEKPICKWCTNCTIGVHGKCIPDEKDCDELYKCDTRETSVVDVNQCRERQCPASDCEKCNSLEGCAWTRQVLNYGLGVAVTREPVYDWNCVSGDIFEGSSIKMESTQCEKRCADHKDCKECLKGTGAEGGWRECRWSTQLNECISPSYQPLYCAGGVCGLVLRNSDIDHCPEPCSVFKQCSTCLKHSHCGWCSLDSANITGQGICTEGSLEAPTDHPAGGTCEVLYYQQFPQTEPPLITTLFPHYAEILENPDNVTSALSKPVFSWHYVRCPPENECTNGHHTCSPKSEKCFDLVEGFECMCGDGYKTETPASFNEFGRKICVPMCTQGCVRGTCVEPNVCRCDFGYVGANCSIQCQCNGHSNCAGPDKLDVCLECHNNTMGPQCDKCLPLFVGNPTDNGQCVPCLEYCNGHTRICINESMTVPDPNSINKMSTELLKKQLVEGPVSKAKCVNCGNNTKGDKCGECMTGYFRGTEDLRDVCRPCECHGHGFTCDPVTGEKCNCGNNTESNSSCTSGPIKGTNTGGAPPCWMVQCSKCKENYAGNPTMGHQCYKTVTVDNKMCFDSKLIDECKMKPKPLNPGQTVFYMVQPRFMNVDIRVMVDVTQGGLDLFFSPRDDSFVVNLNTTTGYQDVELDSRFAWREGSGNAQFYKHSHNIYSYSSNNSTGPQYIVMECYAKSLATFLTIAHRNTILVVRNLTNRLVLTLPQDKHELHQTKFHIALRAIAPVHPEISGRASYGMIFFRQDQLHIDLFVFFSVFFSCFFLFLAACVVAWKAKQAADVRRARRRHVVEMLHMAKRPFASATIIYDRDGNDCSPSSPQRKSKRNKLGSFHNDVRPVAVEPTDDGVAAVATVFIRLPGGRQAPVKLALGSSLILLTRVYPVNSRVFLRRRNSHALN, encoded by the exons ATGGGGTGGGTTTCGTCCACCACAGTATGGATTACAATTTGGAGTTGCTTCTTGCGGGGCTTACAATTAGCTCCGCAAACATCTCCGAAACAGGTACCTTGTGATAAAACACGGAAAGTTTTTACTGACTCTTGGGGAATTATCAGCGATGGACCTTTAGGCTCAAATTATACTCAAGACTCCCACTGTGAATGGCTCATAAAAG CAAACAACAGCCGTCAATTTATTACATTAAGTTTCCGTACCATGGGAACGGAATGCAGTTATGATTATGTTTTTGTTTATGATGGAGATTCCTTTCGATCACCACTTTTAGGAAGTTTCAGTGGAAAGACAGAGCCTCAGCAAGTGACATCATCATCTGGTTAT ATGCTAATATTATTATACAGTGATACAAATTATGTATTGGATGGTTTTCATGCAGAGTTCTCAGTTACAAATTGTCCAAATAATTGTACAAATCATGGAAACTGTATTAATAATATATGTGTCTGTGAAAACGATTGGGGTGGCAGAGATTGTTCAAGGGCACTTTGCCCAAATAATTGTAGTTACGGTGGTGACTGTGATACAAAAAGGTGTCAATGTCATGATGGATATTCGGGACAGTCTTGTTCGTTACATAAAACTCATCCAGAAGGAAACAA ATGGCACTGGCTTTCACATTCAGAAGGTGGATTAAGGCCACGAGCAGCACATACGGCAGTATATATAAAGGAATCAGATTCTCTTTATGTTTTTGGTGGCTATGATCTCAATGATATACTCAGTGATTTGGAAGTGTACCAGTTTAGTACAAGTCAGTGGGAAGATGCGTATGGTAATGTGCTAG AACGCACCTCATCTACAGAATATTTAGATCCTATACTCATTGGTATCGAGTTAGAACGAATGGGTGCAGGTGCAAAAGAGATATATGGTCTTCCCCCGTCAACCCTCATGATGAGGGTACTCTCCAGTATTAAAGACAATAATACTTTTAGTCTACGTAACTATGGAAATTCAGAAAATGGTCATGGTTGGTCGGAATTTAGAAATACCCCAGAACACAAAACACACAAAAGTAAGATTCAAGAAGCCAGGGATAGCAAAGCAAGTAAAAGTACAATTAGAATAGAAAGAAACGACGAGTTACGAAGGAAACACTCTAGGCATACAAAACTTCGATATGCACAAACTGCAAG ACATCGTAGGAATCTTGAAGACTTTGATCTTTATCGAGAACTTCatgcttcgaatataaaaactGGTATATCAAATTGGGAAGAGCAAAGTGTCGAAGACCCTGTTCAAGAAAATATATCTATTGAAGAGCCTAAGTCATCAACTGACGAATCATTTAAAGATGAATCTACGAAGTCTTCTATTGACGAATTGCCTAAACCAAGCCCACGTTATGGTCACGCTGCTTGTAGATACAATG ACGGTTTTGTCATATATGGAGGAAAGGTGCAAGATGGTTCTTTATCAAATGAATTGTGGCATTATAATGTCAACACTCGTATTTGGACGTTACGAGCTAAAAATTCGCCGTTCTATCCACCACAATTGACAAGACATACCCTTACTTTAGCAAATGATCATATTTACCTTTTCGGTGGTAGTACAGTTGATGGGGAATTTTCATCTAGTCTATAtacaattaaattgaatttat CTGATCCTACTGCAACCACAGAAAGGTGGAGAGAAGTACATCCTCGAGGAGGTAAAGAACTAGACGTACGCGTAGTTGCTCATTCAACTGTATATCACCGTTCTACTAACTCTCTGTTAGTTTATGGGGGAGTAGTGGCTAGTGTGGCACGATTTAGTAAATTATCAGATAGAATGTTTGTATTTCAACTTGATAGAAAAGTTTGGTCTGAAATTCACTATCCAAGAGCACATTTAAGGGATACGTATGTTCCCAGAGAACGGGCATTTCATACTTGCAACATTATAG gAAATTATTTGGTAGTATTTGGCGGATACTCTCATAGACATAATAAAGAAGAAATTTGTTATGATAATCAGATGTATTTGTATCATTTAGGCTGTCACGCCTGGGTAAGTCACGACGTATTAGGTTTAAACGACAAAG ATTCCCGTTATCCAAAACAACAGGGGGTTTTTGCTCACGCGGCAGACGTGCGCAATGGAAACACTTTGTTATTAGTGGGTGGTTATCATGGAAATGTTAATGCAGATTTGCTTGCATATACATTACCACCGATGCTTGCGCCAGGAGACGAAGATTACATAGAACCTGAACAAATATGTTCAAGGCATAAAAGTCTCATGGAATGTTCAGCTAACCCCGAATGCGGTTGGTGCTCAGCAGACGAG ATATGCTACGGTAGAACAATTGGTAGTAATTGCACAACTAATCTTCAGACGACTCGTTGCCCAGGCGTTTGTCCTGCGCTTGGAGATTGTCATTCTTGTTTGATACATGGCCAACCCGGCGGCGGTTGGGGTACAACAGCACgtggaaaaaaatcaatttccaaCAAGTTAAATTTAGGAACTTGTACTTGGTGTGTTCAGAACGCACGGTGTCACCACAAAGATGATAATTATGGGGTTTGCGGTTTACGAGACGATACGGTGTCTCAGATACCTGGATGGTGGGGTCCCAAAGggactgaaattataaaagtaGAGGAGTGTCGTGAAATGGATAAAAGGCCAGGATTAACATTTTTGAAGTATAAACCTCCGGTGAATTTTAGCCAACCCGACTCGGTAACAATAGTCAATGCTACAACAGTTGACTTTAACGTTCCGTCTATGCAAGGAGCAAAAACCGAGTCTGCTCTTGGTGGAGAAATGATAGCTAGATTAATTGGGTTTTTAAGACCTCCGCAGGATTATTGGGACAATACGGTAGAACACTTAAAGATTTGCGTCAGTTATAACAGCGCAACACTTCATGTATCACGGAGCAGTGATCCCGAAGAACTG GAATTAGTCGCAAATTTAACTGCCGAGACATCACAGTGTATACCAACGAAATGGCCAGATGGACATCAGATGATGTTGATGCCAGGTCGATATTTATTAGATTTTGAATCGAAAAGAATGGTTACTACAAGTTACGCGTACGCGAGCAAAATGGAGATCACCCATAACAAGAAAACCGAAAATCCGAAAGTATTTACATTTGAATATCTTGAACCATATCAAAATGGATCCTGTCATCAGTACAAAAACTGTCTTCACTGTTTAACCGACTCGTCGTGCGGCTGGTGTGACATTATTAATAAATGCCTTTCACGTTCCATCAACGAAACAGAAAGTTGTGTAGCCGACATGGAATGGGATGAGGATGGTAATCCGATTCGTGAATGGCATTATCTGACCATCACACCTTCAGCTTGCGCTAATTGTTCTAATTACATCTCTTGCGAATCTTGTGTTGGTAGTAATTTGTGCGAATGGTGGACAGAGGAGGCTCGATGTGCAAGAATAGGTAGACTGCCGAATGCTGTTGTTAGTCTCGATCAATGCCCTATTCCTTGCAGACAACGTTCGAATTGCACACAATGCTTAGACGAGCGTGGGAGATGCGTGTGGTGCGAAGCCACTCAGGAATGCTTTTCATTCTCGGTATACACGTCTGAATATCAGTTCGGTTTGTGCCGGGAATGGATGGATCAAGCCGGGCTTATGGGAGTCACTTCAAGATCGGGATCATCCTTAACAGGCAACGATCAGTGCAAAAGCTGCAGTCGACACACAAACTGTTCTAACTGTTTACACTCGTTAAGTTGCGGTTGGTGTTACAGTCTGGAAAATCCCATTTTGGGAGCATGCGTGCAAGGAGACTTCAATCAACCGCATGTAAATTGTAGTTTAGTGATTAATGAATATCAAAACACTACGTTAGAGGCCGACGAATCAGGTTGGGCGTACGCTCAATGCCCAGATGTTGACGAATGCGACTTAGGCTTGCACGATTGCCATCCTGACGCATTGTGCACCAACACCCACGGTAGTTTCAGTTGTCAGTGCAAAAGAGGTTTCAACGGGGACGGCAAAGAGAACTGCACGAAAACCTGTTTCGAGAAATGTGTTAACGGTTACTGCAGCGAAGCACCCGATTACAAATGCGAATGTTATCTCGGCTGGACAGGACCAGACTGTAGAACAAATTGTGGTTGTTACAATCATTCTACTTGCATGCAAGGGCCAGGCATCTGTGACGAATGTCAAGACTGGACCACAGGCAGATACTGCGAGGAATGTAAAGCGGGTAGTTATGGTAATGCTACAACACCGCTCGGCTGTAAAAAGTGTAACTGCAATGAACACGGAGATAAAGACCTTGAAATTTGCGATCGACAAACTGGTATATGTTTCTGTCGCGATAATACTCAAGGAGATATGTGCCAGCGTTGTAAGAAAGGGTATTATGGTGATCCGAGAAGCGGTGGAATGTGTTATTATGGTTGTATATCGCGAGGTATGTTAAGAGGAGATGGAACTGGCAAACAAGGTCTTGGCAGCAGGCATTCGCAATTGTCATTATGGGAAAGTCATTTTGGAGAATCGCCGACAAGAGAATGCCTCTGGATAGTCAGTCCGAAAACGAATCTTTCATCGGACACAATGCTCTCAGGACCACAGAGTGTAATACAATTTACTATACACGATGATATTAATGTTAGTTGTCAAGAGAATAGCGTTTATGTATACGACGGACTTCCCGAATTCGTTTCTTCAACTACTAGTCATCAAAGTCAGCTGTTGGGTGTTTATTGTACAGAGAGTACAGATTATCCGGTAACGGTAGAAGCTAAGTCCGGATTTCTTACTGTACATTACAAACAGCTGGACGAAGTCGAAGGTTTCAACGCAAGTTACATAATAATGACATGCGACAATTGTCCTGGAAACCGGGAATGCCGAAACGGGAATTGTTTATGTAAAGTCGGTTTCGTCGGAATTAATTGTGACATTGAGATATGTCCAAATAACTGCACGTCATCTAAGAAACAAGGAGCTTGCGATAAAGGTTACGGACGTTGCGTTTGCACGCCTGGGTACGGAGGACGCGATTGCTCAATTAAAATCAAAGATCATCAACTGATATTTACCGAATTGTTCAACTCGGAATATTTGGCAGACCATTTAGATCATCTACGAAAAACGCTACCAAGATTCGGTCACACGTTGGTCGCGGACAGACGAGGTAGCCTATGGATGTTTGGTGGATATTCACTCAGCCATGGACCTCTGAATGATATTAGACTTTTTGACACTAAAAATAACACCTGGATGCCTATTACTGTGGAATCTACTTCGGAAGCTTCTATGCCTCAAGGCAGATACTTTCATGCGACGGAAATAGTCCACAGTAGACAACAGATATACGTTTATGGTGGGTTGTCGATGAAAGAAGAAGATGTTCAAGGATTGTCTAACAATACATTGAGCGATTTCTGGAAGTTCAGTTTGCAAAATCAGAGATGGATGCAAATTATGCAGGATGAATCGAAAAGAGAACCACGGCCTTTAGCTGGGCATACATTGACTTTACGCAGAAATGGGGAAACAGAAAGTTTGATACTGATTGGAGGATTTAGTCCTAAGTACGGTTACCTGGACACAGTATGGGAATTCAATTTGGAGTCGGAAACATGGGATACTATAAATACGGTTGGCAATGGACCATTAGGAGTTTATGGCCACTCAACAGTGTACCATAGCAAGTCGGATAGCTTTTATATCTTCGGTGGATATACGTATGCAATAAATCGAACATTCatctcaaataaattatatgcaTTGAATTATATAACTCGCACGTGGTCTGTACTTCCACCATTTGACGATGATCTTACTGATGGAAATAGTTTG CCACAAGCTAGATTTCTTCATTCCGCAGTCACTACCGATGAGTACATGGTTATATTTGGAGGACGCCAAAATCCTCACAATACTTCTGACTCGTTGATCGCATACAAATACTCCTGTAATTTATGGATTCGTTTAATAACAAAAGATATGGAGGTTATTGGAAGTCCTCCACCGCCAGCATACGCTCACGCAATGACTCATGCTGATCCAGAATCGAATGCTGTGTACGTTGTTGGCGGTTTCGATGGGGGAATTAAAAGTCATGTTACACTCATAAATATACCCGAGGATTTGTGCAACCTCTGGACGGATAAACTAACTTgcagaaaatattttggatGCTCTTTTTGTTCTGTTACTACATTTAGTGGCAACAATGCTTCATTTTGTTTCTCAAACGAAGAATCTGATAGTAAGAACAAAAG ATGTAGTAATGTTAGTCAAGCTCAAGTATCGAATGGAGTTGTTTGTGACTCACAATGGATGGCAACCAGAAAGTGTCAAAACTTTCGAACTTGTACAGAATGCTTAGCAGAATGGCCATATTATAAAAGTGAGAAACCGATATGTAAGTGGTGCACAAATTGTACGATTGGTGTACACGGAAAGTGCATACCGGATGAAAAAGATTGCGATGAATTATATAAGTGTGATACCAGAGAAACATCGGTGGTAGATGTAAATCAGTGCCGTGAACGACAGTGTCCAGCAAGCGATTGTGAGAAATGCAACAGTCTTGAGGGATGCGCATGGACACGACAGGTCCTGAATT ATGGATTAGGAGTTGCAGTAACTCGTGAACCTGTATACGATTGGAATTGCGTATCAGGTGACATTTTTGAGGGATCCAGTATTAAAATGGAAAGCACACAGTGTGAAAAACGATGCGCCGATCATAAAGATTGCAAGGAATGTCTGAAAGGTACAGGAGCTGAGGGAGGATGGCGGGAATGTAGATGGTCAACACAACTCAACGAG TGCATCTCTCCATCGTATCAACCACTGTACTGTGCTGGCGGTGTATGCGGTTTAGTACTGCGTAATTCTGATATTGATCATTGCCCTGAACCATGTTCAGTTTTCAAGCAATGTAGTACATGTCTAAAACATTCGCATTGTGGATGGTGCTCTTTAGATTCAGCTAATATAACTGGTCAAGGAATATGTACAGAGGGTTCGCTCGAAGCACCTACTGATCATCCAGCTGGTGGTACATGCGAAGTGCTTTATTATCAACAATTTCCTCAGACAGAACCAC CACTCATAACTACATTATTTCCACATTATGCAGAAATACTCGAAAATCCAGACAACGTAACAAGTGCATTGTCGAAACCAGTATTCTCTTGGCACTATGTACGATGTCCACCAGAAAACGAATGTACCAATGGTCACCATACATGCTCACCAAAAAGTGAAAAATGCTTTGATTTGGTAGAAGGATTCGAATGCATGTGCGGTGATGGATACAAAACTGAAac tCCAGCATCATTTAATGAATTTGGAAG aaaaatttgtgtACCAATGTGTACGCAAGGATGCGTCCGAGGAACATGTGTAGAACCAAATGTTTGCCGTTGTGATTTCGGTTACGTAGGTGCCAATTGTTCAATTCAGTGCCAGTGTAACGGCCACAGTAATTGTGCCGGTCCAGATAAATTAGACGTCTGTTTAGAGTGCCATAATAATACAATGGGGCCACAATGCGACAAGTGTTTACCCTTATTTGTTGGAAATCCAACAGATAATGGACAATGCGTGCCATGCCTGGAATACTGTAACGGGCATACTCGAATTTGCATTAACGAGAGTATGACTGTGCCG GATCCGAattctataaataaaatgtCCACAGAGTTATTAAAGAAGCAATTAGTCGAAGGCCCTGTATCTAAAGCGAAATGCGTGAACTGTGGAAATAATACAAAGGGTGACAAGTGCGGCGAATGCATGACGGGTTATTTCCGAGGAACAGAAGATCTTCGCGATGTGTGTCGACC ttGTGAATGCCATGGTCATGGATTCACTTGCGACCCTGTAACGGGAGAAAAATGCAATTGTGGTAATAACACCGAAAGTAATTCATCATGTACCAGCGGTCCTATAAAAGGTACGAATACTGGTGGTGCGCCACCATGTTGGATGGTGCAATGCAGTAAATGCAAAGAAAATTATGCCGGCAATCCAACAATGGGTCATCAATGTTACAAAACAGTAACAGTTGATAACAAAATGTGTTTTGACTCCAAATTAATAG ACGAATgcaaaatgaaaccaaaaccgTTAAATCCCGGTCAGACAGTATTCTACATGGTGCAACCCCGTTTCATGAACGTTGACATTAGAGTTATGGTGGATGTAACTCAAGGAGGTTTAGATCTGTTTTTCAGTCCCCGCGACGATTCTTTCGTCGTCAATTTAAATACAACAACTGGTTACCAGGAT GTTGAATTGGACAGTAGATTTGCATGGCGCGAAGGTTCAGGAAACGCACAGTTTTACAAGCATTCGCACAATATATACTCGTACAGTTCGAATAACAGTACTGGTCCTCAGTACATCGTAATGGAATGCTATGCAAAAAGTCTCGCTACTTTCCTAACAATTGCGCATAGGAACACGATCTTGGTCGTAAGGAATCTCACGAATCGGCTAGTGTTAACTTTACCGCAGGACAAGCACGAACTCCATCAAACAAAATTCCACATCGCCCTCAGAGCTATTGCTCCTGTTCATCCTGAAATAAGTGGTCGAGCTTCCTATGGAATGATTTTCTTCCGGCAGGATCAACTACACATCGaccttttcgttttcttttctgtattcTTCTCGTGTTTCTTTTTATTCCTGGCTGCTTGCGTGGTTGCATGGAAAGCGAAACAAGCAGCCGACGTTCGCAGAGCACGTAGGAGACACGTTGTTGAAATGTTACACATGGCCAAGAGACCGTTCGCATCGGCTACCATTATTTATGATCGGGATGGTAACGATTGCAGTCCAAGTTCACCACAGCGAAAAAGTAAACGCAATAAGTTAGGCAGCTTTCATAATGACGTGAGACCGGTCGCGGTTGAACCAACTGATGACGGTGTTGCGGCCGTAGCCACTGTTTTTATCAGATTGCCGGGTGGTCGACAGGCACCTGTTAAACTTGCTCTTGGCAGCTCATTGATACTATTGACCAGAGTTTATCCGGTGAATAGCAGGGTGTTCCTAAGACGTAGAAACAGTCACGCGTTGAACTGA